From one Brevibacterium sp. 'Marine' genomic stretch:
- the yvcK gene encoding uridine diphosphate-N-acetylglucosamine-binding protein YvcK, with product METEDLPVISTGAQKDGPNIVSFGGGHGLYAALRAFRLLTEDLTAVVTVADDGGSSGRLRDELGGLPPGDLRMALAALCDDGTWGQTWRDVIQHRFESTGELDGHAVGNLLIAALWQIHGDHVAGLDWMARLLRAHGRVLPMSSVPLTIEADVKFPGSFQVVRGQSVLASTIGHVETVRLDPAAPPARYETVEAVEEADVLNLGPGSWYTSVMPHLLVPSLAEAIVASNAVKSLTLNLSSTDGETRDLSLGEHLVSLHRHARSLTLDYVLVDEAATELEPDLPQRAEDMFGAKLWERPLRSRRQGQHDSLKLAACYRDMLLDAGIGVAEQW from the coding sequence ATGGAGACCGAAGATCTGCCCGTCATCTCCACGGGCGCACAGAAAGACGGTCCCAATATCGTCTCCTTCGGCGGAGGCCACGGACTCTATGCGGCGCTGAGGGCGTTCCGCCTGCTCACCGAAGACCTCACCGCGGTCGTCACCGTCGCCGACGACGGCGGCTCCTCCGGACGACTGCGCGATGAACTCGGCGGACTGCCTCCCGGCGATCTGCGGATGGCGTTGGCCGCGCTCTGCGATGACGGCACGTGGGGCCAGACCTGGCGTGATGTCATCCAGCACCGCTTCGAATCGACGGGTGAGCTGGACGGTCACGCGGTGGGCAATCTGCTCATCGCAGCACTGTGGCAGATCCACGGCGACCATGTGGCCGGCCTGGACTGGATGGCCCGGCTGCTGCGTGCTCATGGACGCGTGCTGCCGATGTCCTCGGTGCCGCTGACGATCGAAGCCGATGTGAAGTTCCCCGGCTCCTTCCAGGTCGTGCGCGGCCAGTCCGTGCTCGCGTCCACGATCGGCCACGTCGAGACCGTGCGCCTCGATCCGGCGGCCCCACCGGCCCGCTACGAGACAGTCGAAGCCGTGGAGGAAGCCGATGTCCTCAACCTCGGCCCCGGCTCCTGGTACACCTCAGTGATGCCGCACCTGCTCGTGCCCTCCCTCGCGGAGGCGATCGTGGCCTCGAATGCGGTGAAATCCCTCACGCTCAACCTCAGCTCCACCGACGGTGAGACGAGGGATCTGAGCCTCGGCGAACACCTCGTCTCCCTCCACCGCCATGCCCGCTCACTGACCTTGGACTATGTCCTCGTCGACGAGGCGGCTACCGAACTCGAACCCGATCTGCCGCAGCGGGCCGAAGACATGTTCGGGGCGAAACTCTGGGAACGTCCCTTGCGCTCACGGCGG
- the rapZ gene encoding RNase adapter RapZ, producing the protein MSVQAESNGSDHPIEVVLVTGMSGAGRTTVANVLEDMDWYVVDNLPPQMMRPLVELVARADGALPKIAIVIDAKGRTKYTELQETISDFVDQGLSLRIVFLDASDEVLVRRFESTRRPHPLQGEGTLLDGIEAERAELESLRHRADIIVDTSELNVHQLSAEVRKRFSDDDTPPLRLTVMSFGFKYGLPKDADHIADVRFLPNPYWIPHLRGHNGLDSDVADYVLEQNGAEEFIERYAATLSTVAEGYLHEGRGYAMIGIGCTGGKHRSVAISERVGRLLSAQTGIPVAVRHRDLGRE; encoded by the coding sequence GTGAGCGTGCAGGCCGAATCGAACGGATCCGACCACCCCATCGAGGTGGTGCTCGTCACCGGCATGTCCGGAGCCGGCCGCACCACCGTGGCCAATGTGCTCGAAGACATGGACTGGTACGTCGTCGACAACCTGCCGCCGCAGATGATGCGTCCGCTCGTCGAACTCGTCGCTCGGGCCGACGGTGCCCTGCCGAAGATCGCCATCGTCATCGACGCGAAAGGGCGGACGAAGTACACCGAGCTGCAGGAGACGATCAGCGATTTCGTCGATCAGGGTCTGTCCCTGCGCATCGTCTTCCTCGACGCCTCCGACGAAGTCCTCGTCCGACGGTTCGAATCGACGAGGCGACCCCATCCTCTGCAGGGGGAGGGGACCCTGCTCGACGGCATCGAAGCCGAACGTGCCGAGCTCGAATCCCTCAGACACCGCGCCGATATCATCGTCGACACCTCCGAACTCAACGTGCACCAGCTCTCGGCGGAGGTGCGCAAGCGCTTCAGCGACGACGACACCCCGCCGCTGCGCCTGACGGTGATGAGCTTCGGATTCAAATACGGACTGCCCAAGGACGCCGACCACATCGCCGACGTCCGCTTCCTGCCCAACCCGTACTGGATTCCCCACCTGCGCGGACACAACGGACTCGACTCCGATGTCGCAGACTACGTCCTCGAACAGAACGGCGCCGAGGAATTCATCGAACGCTATGCCGCAACCCTGTCCACCGTCGCCGAGGGCTATCTGCACGAGGGTCGCGGCTACGCGATGATCGGCATCGGCTGCACGGGCGGCAAACACCGTTCCGTGGCGATCAGCGAACGCGTCGGACGACTGCTCTCGGCCCAGACCGGGATCCCCGTGGCTGTGCGTCACCGCGATCTGGGAAGAGAATGA
- the uvrC gene encoding excinuclease ABC subunit UvrC: protein MPDPSTYRPATGSIPTSAGVYKFRDPDRRVIYVGKAKNLRNRLNSYFANPAQLHPRTSTMVHTANSVEWTVVDTEVEALQLEWTWINEFNPRFNVMFRDDKSYPYLAITMNDEVPRAFITRGKRRKGVKYFGPFAQVWAIKDTLDLLLRAFPMRTCTPGVYRRAERSGRPCLLGYIDKCAAPCVGQISKGDHKDLARSISDFMSGNTGRFISHRQKEMASAAAELDYERAARLRDEISALQKVLDKSAVVLSVSADCDIFALVTEELEASVQVFHVRQGRIRGQRGWIIERSDDHTPAELTTDYLRQAYSGLDADAIPKEILVDSLPADLDSLEAWLSQQRGSRVTVRVPERGEKKAALETVGKNAKEALVQHKLKRSSDLTTRSQALKEIQEHLDLAEAPLRIECIDISHTQGSNVVASLVVFEDGMAKKRDYRHFAIHGDAAADDTASMYDVVSRRFSRYLEQMTSEEPDERFGYRPSLLVVDGAGPQVAAATRALTDLGIVDISVVGLAKRLEEIWVPDDPFPVILPRNSEGLFLMQRLRDEAHRFAITYHRSKRAKAMTSSVLDDIPGLGESKRTALLRHFGSVKKVRAATAEEICEVRGIGPALAAKIVAALAD from the coding sequence ATGCCTGATCCATCCACCTACCGTCCGGCCACCGGGTCGATCCCCACCTCGGCCGGGGTCTACAAGTTCCGGGATCCCGACCGGCGGGTGATCTATGTCGGAAAGGCGAAGAACCTTCGCAATCGACTCAACTCGTACTTCGCCAATCCCGCCCAGCTGCATCCGCGCACGTCGACGATGGTCCACACCGCGAACTCGGTGGAATGGACCGTCGTCGACACCGAGGTCGAAGCGCTCCAGCTCGAATGGACGTGGATCAACGAGTTCAATCCGCGGTTCAACGTCATGTTCCGCGACGACAAGTCCTATCCGTATCTGGCGATCACGATGAACGACGAGGTGCCTCGCGCCTTCATCACCCGCGGAAAGCGACGCAAGGGCGTGAAGTACTTCGGTCCGTTCGCTCAGGTGTGGGCGATCAAGGACACGCTCGATCTGCTGCTCAGGGCCTTCCCCATGCGGACCTGCACACCGGGGGTCTACCGTCGGGCCGAACGCAGCGGCAGGCCATGCCTGCTCGGATACATCGACAAATGCGCAGCCCCCTGCGTCGGCCAGATCAGCAAGGGCGATCACAAGGATCTGGCCCGCAGCATCTCTGATTTCATGTCCGGCAACACCGGCCGATTCATCAGCCACCGGCAGAAGGAGATGGCCAGCGCCGCGGCGGAACTCGACTACGAGCGCGCGGCCCGTCTGCGCGACGAGATCTCCGCGCTGCAGAAGGTCCTCGACAAATCGGCTGTGGTCCTGTCCGTGAGCGCCGACTGCGACATCTTCGCCCTCGTCACCGAGGAACTCGAGGCCTCCGTCCAGGTCTTCCATGTGCGTCAGGGCCGTATCCGCGGTCAGCGCGGCTGGATCATCGAACGCTCCGACGATCACACTCCCGCCGAGCTGACCACCGACTACCTGCGACAGGCCTACTCGGGACTCGATGCCGATGCCATCCCGAAGGAGATCCTCGTCGACTCCCTGCCGGCGGATCTGGATTCGCTGGAGGCCTGGCTGAGCCAGCAGCGTGGTTCCCGAGTGACCGTGCGGGTACCCGAACGCGGTGAGAAGAAGGCCGCCTTGGAGACCGTGGGCAAGAACGCGAAGGAAGCGCTCGTCCAGCACAAGCTCAAACGCTCCTCCGACCTGACGACCCGCAGCCAGGCTCTCAAGGAGATCCAGGAGCACCTCGACCTGGCGGAAGCACCGCTGCGCATCGAATGCATCGACATCTCCCACACTCAGGGATCGAACGTCGTCGCCTCCCTCGTCGTGTTCGAGGACGGAATGGCGAAGAAGCGCGACTACCGACACTTCGCCATCCACGGTGACGCCGCGGCCGACGATACGGCTTCGATGTACGACGTCGTCTCCCGTCGGTTCAGCCGATACCTCGAACAGATGACCTCCGAAGAGCCCGATGAGCGCTTCGGCTACCGACCCAGCCTCCTCGTCGTCGACGGCGCCGGCCCGCAGGTCGCGGCCGCAACGCGGGCACTGACGGATCTCGGCATCGTCGACATCTCCGTCGTCGGTCTGGCCAAACGGCTCGAAGAGATCTGGGTTCCCGACGATCCGTTCCCCGTCATCCTCCCGCGCAACTCCGAAGGGCTCTTCCTCATGCAGCGTCTGCGTGACGAGGCCCACCGCTTCGCCATCACCTACCACCGGTCGAAACGCGCGAAGGCGATGACTAGTTCGGTGCTCGACGATATCCCGGGTCTCGGCGAGTCGAAGCGCACCGCTCTGCTGCGTCATTTCGGATCCGTGAAGAAGGTCCGCGCCGCCACCGCCGAGGAGATCTGTGAGGTCAGGGGAATCGGTCCCGCCCTCGCTGCGAAGATCGTCGCGGCTCTGGCCGACTGA
- the uvrA gene encoding excinuclease ABC subunit UvrA — protein MKTNNGEQVTGVSHLDTLWVKGARAHNLKNVEIALPRDSMVVFTGLSGSGKSSLAFDTIFAEGQRRYVESLSSYARMFLGQMDKPDVDFIEGLSPAVSIDQKSTSRNPRSTVGTITEVYDFLRLLWARIGTPHCPVCGEVITKQTPQQIVDQLLELEERTKFLVLAPVIRSRKGEFVDLFTDLQSKGFSRAIVDGEQISLSEPPTLEKQYKHTISVVVDRLVAKSGMRPRLTDSVETALGLADGRIDVELVDAGTTRTFSEHMSCPNEHPLTIDEIEPRSFSFNSPFGACPTCDGIGTRLQVDEDLVVPDEDLSLGSGAIAPWSGGKQVAKYFNRLLKGLGDELGFDMKTPWKKLPKTAKTAILTGKDYKVHVKYKNRFGRERTYSTGFEGVYQYIQRKHEETESEWSRERYESYMREIPCASCDGTRLKPEILAVKVGDRSIAEVSELALDEAASFLGSLELSSRDAAVAAQVMKEINARLGFLLDVGLDYLSLNRAAGTLSGGEAQRIRLATQIGSGLVGVLYVLDEPSIGLHQRDNRRLIETLNKLKDLGNTLIVVEHDEDTIESADWIVDIGPGAGEHGGEVVYSGPVTGLKDADGSITGDYLSGRRAIQIPPTRRPVDKERMVTVEKAVENNLRDVTVSFPLGVLTAVTGVSGSGKSTLVNEILYTQMANVLNGASRVPGRHKRVTGLDNLDKVVHVDQSPIGRTPRSNPATYTGVFDHVRRLFAETESAKVRGYLPGRFSFNVKGGRCENCSGDGTIKIEMNFLPDVYVPCEVCQGARYNRETLEVTFKGKNIAEVLDMPIEEANDFFAAIPAISRHLKTLVEVGLGYVRLGQPATTLSGGEAQRVKLAAELQKRSRGRTVYVLDEPTTGLHFEDISKLLMVLQGLVDKGNTVIVIEHNLDVIGNADHIIDLGPEGGRGGGQIIAQGTPEEVAEVAESHTGRFLKPMLKS, from the coding sequence ATGAAAACCAATAACGGTGAGCAAGTGACAGGCGTTTCCCATCTCGACACCCTGTGGGTCAAGGGAGCCCGAGCGCACAATCTCAAGAACGTCGAGATCGCGCTGCCGCGCGACTCGATGGTCGTGTTCACCGGCTTGTCCGGTTCCGGCAAATCCTCGCTGGCCTTCGACACGATCTTCGCCGAGGGGCAGCGACGCTACGTCGAATCCCTGTCCTCCTATGCCCGGATGTTCCTCGGACAGATGGACAAACCCGACGTCGACTTCATCGAAGGGCTGTCCCCGGCGGTGTCCATCGACCAGAAGTCGACGTCGCGCAATCCGCGTTCGACCGTCGGCACGATCACCGAGGTCTATGACTTCCTCCGCCTGCTGTGGGCACGGATCGGCACCCCGCACTGCCCCGTCTGCGGTGAGGTCATCACGAAGCAGACACCGCAGCAGATCGTCGACCAGCTGCTCGAACTCGAGGAGCGCACGAAGTTCCTCGTCCTCGCTCCTGTCATCCGCTCCCGCAAGGGCGAATTCGTCGATCTCTTCACCGACCTGCAGTCCAAGGGCTTCTCGCGGGCCATCGTCGACGGTGAGCAGATCAGCCTGAGCGAACCGCCGACGCTGGAGAAGCAGTACAAGCACACGATCTCCGTGGTCGTCGACCGCCTCGTTGCGAAATCGGGAATGCGCCCGCGGCTGACCGATTCCGTCGAAACCGCCCTGGGGCTCGCCGACGGACGCATCGACGTCGAACTCGTCGACGCGGGCACGACCCGCACATTCTCCGAGCATATGTCGTGCCCGAACGAGCACCCCCTGACGATCGACGAGATCGAACCCCGCTCGTTCTCCTTCAACTCGCCGTTCGGCGCCTGCCCCACCTGCGACGGCATCGGCACCCGCCTGCAGGTCGACGAAGATCTCGTCGTCCCCGACGAGGACCTCAGCCTCGGCTCCGGGGCCATCGCGCCCTGGTCGGGCGGCAAACAGGTTGCGAAGTACTTCAACCGTCTGCTCAAGGGTCTCGGCGACGAACTCGGCTTCGATATGAAGACGCCGTGGAAGAAGCTGCCGAAGACTGCGAAGACCGCGATACTCACGGGCAAGGACTACAAGGTCCATGTCAAGTACAAGAACCGCTTCGGTCGTGAACGCACGTACTCGACGGGCTTCGAAGGCGTCTATCAATACATTCAGCGCAAACACGAGGAAACCGAATCCGAGTGGTCGCGGGAGCGCTACGAGTCCTATATGCGGGAGATCCCGTGCGCCAGCTGCGACGGTACGCGCCTCAAACCGGAGATCCTCGCCGTCAAGGTCGGGGACAGGTCCATCGCCGAGGTCTCCGAACTCGCCCTCGACGAAGCGGCTTCCTTCCTCGGTTCCCTCGAACTGAGCTCCCGGGACGCCGCGGTGGCGGCGCAGGTGATGAAGGAGATCAACGCCCGTCTCGGCTTCCTCCTCGACGTCGGCCTCGACTACCTCAGCCTCAACCGGGCCGCCGGTACGCTCTCCGGTGGTGAGGCCCAGCGCATCCGTCTGGCCACTCAGATCGGCTCCGGCCTCGTCGGCGTCCTCTACGTCCTCGACGAGCCCTCGATCGGTCTGCACCAGCGTGACAACCGCCGGCTCATCGAAACGCTCAACAAACTCAAGGATCTCGGCAACACCCTCATCGTCGTCGAACACGATGAGGACACCATCGAATCCGCCGACTGGATCGTCGACATCGGACCCGGTGCCGGCGAGCACGGGGGAGAGGTCGTCTACTCCGGTCCTGTCACCGGCCTGAAGGATGCCGACGGATCGATCACCGGAGACTATCTCTCCGGTCGACGAGCGATCCAGATCCCGCCGACCCGCCGTCCCGTCGACAAGGAGCGGATGGTCACCGTCGAGAAGGCCGTGGAGAACAACCTGCGCGACGTCACGGTGTCCTTCCCCCTCGGTGTGCTCACCGCGGTCACCGGAGTGTCCGGGTCGGGCAAATCGACTCTGGTCAACGAGATCCTTTACACGCAGATGGCGAACGTCCTCAACGGTGCCTCCCGGGTGCCGGGACGGCACAAACGCGTGACCGGCCTGGACAACCTCGACAAGGTCGTCCACGTCGACCAGTCGCCGATCGGGCGCACCCCGCGGTCGAACCCCGCAACCTACACCGGCGTCTTCGACCATGTGCGCCGGCTGTTCGCCGAAACCGAATCGGCGAAGGTCCGCGGCTATCTGCCCGGACGATTCTCGTTCAACGTCAAGGGCGGACGCTGCGAGAACTGCAGCGGCGACGGCACGATCAAGATCGAGATGAACTTCCTGCCCGACGTCTACGTGCCCTGCGAAGTCTGCCAGGGCGCCCGGTACAACCGCGAGACCCTGGAGGTCACCTTCAAGGGCAAGAACATCGCCGAAGTCCTCGACATGCCGATCGAAGAGGCCAACGACTTCTTCGCCGCGATTCCCGCGATCTCACGCCACCTCAAGACTCTCGTCGAAGTGGGGCTCGGCTATGTCCGACTCGGACAGCCGGCCACGACTCTCTCCGGCGGTGAGGCCCAGCGTGTCAAGCTCGCCGCGGAACTGCAGAAGCGCTCCCGCGGTCGCACCGTCTACGTGCTCGACGAACCGACGACCGGTCTGCACTTCGAGGACATCTCGAAGCTGCTCATGGTCCTCCAGGGACTCGTCGACAAGGGCAATACGGTCATCGTCATCGAACACAACCTCGACGTCATCGGCAACGCCGATCACATCATCGACCTCGGCCCGGAGGGCGGTCGCGGTGGTGGGCAGATCATCGCCCAGGGCACACCCGAAGAGGTCGCCGAGGTGGCCGAATCCCACACCGGACGGTTCCTCAAACCGATGCTCAAATCCTGA